In a genomic window of Sutcliffiella sp. FSL R7-0096:
- a CDS encoding diguanylate cyclase: MESNNKMLEIKSRIFDFFLSSSDLTQSTFLTQLQLLLKEELCAEQAIVTLEGKPVTRNLSTICEQAVTYTASMNIGSNMENVVIPLFDEADAIGKIDLHFLSPLPLPLDSFNHISKELSIIFQHYNQYIHKRYIEKQYEELYNITSNFHSAMKVESILSEVIKLLQKMYDDFSYLLLLTSDNDDLQHLPIKKLDFDDTNLCAMNAYVTGDVQYENSIKDRRAYIYVPIKGEQGVYGVLQIMSLDAATLPEAEINFIKLIADATGSALENTHLYEQSKQVISDLQLINETSHQLNTNLRLSEVTTFMVKKILRSFEAKEAAFILFKEKGAEVLPGSTDFFQQKDIKKYLIHMEEYLYSDGEPLFIGDLRVHERLSDLPFCSCMVIPMLAPNGIKGACVITHPLPYYFSFEQFKLLQSLIHHSTLAFNNSMLREELEQYVITDYLTKLYSRKYLDDKIEKSMKHDSYGTFILLDIDDFKIVNDTYGHQVGDKILIQVANIIKANIRDTDIGARWGGEELAIYLPKIDLTLGKGIVTRIIDKIREETNPGITVSCGISFWSKNSTDTPKDLFLRADHALYKAKDQGKNQMCFESLEKYKS, from the coding sequence ATGGAATCCAATAACAAGATGCTCGAAATTAAAAGCAGAATATTTGATTTTTTCCTTTCGTCTTCCGATCTAACACAATCTACTTTTCTGACACAATTGCAACTTCTATTGAAAGAGGAGCTCTGTGCGGAACAGGCAATCGTCACATTGGAAGGAAAACCTGTAACTCGAAATCTGTCCACTATATGTGAACAGGCTGTAACCTATACCGCATCCATGAACATTGGTAGCAATATGGAAAATGTAGTCATACCGCTTTTCGATGAGGCAGATGCCATCGGGAAGATAGATCTGCATTTTCTTTCTCCGCTACCCCTTCCTTTAGATAGCTTCAATCATATCTCAAAAGAACTTTCAATCATTTTTCAACACTATAATCAATACATACATAAAAGATACATAGAGAAGCAATATGAAGAATTATATAACATCACATCGAATTTTCATTCTGCTATGAAAGTGGAAAGCATCTTATCAGAAGTCATCAAGTTATTGCAAAAAATGTATGACGACTTTTCCTATCTTCTGTTGCTAACTTCTGATAATGATGATCTTCAGCATCTACCTATAAAAAAGTTGGACTTTGATGATACAAACCTTTGCGCAATGAACGCCTATGTGACAGGCGATGTCCAATATGAAAATTCAATTAAAGACAGAAGGGCCTACATTTATGTTCCCATAAAAGGTGAGCAGGGAGTGTACGGAGTTCTCCAGATCATGTCTCTTGATGCCGCTACCCTTCCTGAAGCAGAGATAAATTTCATCAAGCTTATAGCAGATGCCACAGGTTCGGCACTGGAAAATACGCATCTCTATGAGCAATCCAAACAAGTCATTTCCGATTTGCAGTTGATAAATGAAACCTCCCATCAATTAAATACTAACCTTAGGTTGTCTGAAGTAACCACATTTATGGTCAAGAAAATCCTGCGTTCCTTTGAGGCGAAGGAAGCCGCATTTATTCTATTTAAAGAAAAAGGGGCGGAAGTGTTGCCGGGGTCAACAGATTTCTTCCAACAAAAGGACATCAAGAAATACCTGATACATATGGAGGAGTATCTCTACTCCGATGGGGAACCTCTTTTTATAGGTGACCTTCGAGTACATGAGCGCTTGTCGGACCTTCCTTTTTGTTCTTGTATGGTTATTCCGATGCTTGCGCCAAATGGAATCAAAGGTGCATGTGTCATCACACATCCATTGCCTTACTATTTCAGTTTTGAACAGTTCAAGCTACTACAATCACTGATTCACCATTCCACATTGGCCTTTAATAATTCGATGCTGCGAGAGGAATTGGAGCAATATGTGATCACCGATTATTTGACAAAGCTCTATTCTCGGAAATATTTGGACGATAAAATAGAAAAGTCAATGAAACATGATTCATACGGCACGTTCATTCTGTTGGATATTGACGATTTCAAAATTGTTAATGACACATACGGACATCAAGTTGGGGATAAAATTCTCATACAGGTGGCCAATATCATTAAAGCCAATATCAGAGATACGGATATCGGGGCAAGATGGGGTGGGGAAGAGCTTGCCATCTATTTGCCGAAAATCGACCTAACCTTGGGGAAGGGCATAGTTACTAGAATCATTGATAAGATAAGGGAAGAGACCAACCCGGGTATAACGGTTTCCTGCGGAATATCATTTTGGAGCAAGAATTCAACGGATACTCCGAAAGATCTTTTTCTTAGAGCGGATCATGCCTTGTATAAAGCGAAAGATCAAGGT
- the rpsD gene encoding 30S ribosomal protein S4 produces the protein MARYTGPSWKLSRRLGISLSGTGKELEKRPYAPGQHGPNQRKKLSEYGLQLQEKQKLRHMYGVNERQFRSIFDAAGKMQGKHGENFMILLESRLDNLVYRLGLARTRRGARQLVNHGHITVDGSRVDIPSYRVKPGQVIGVREKSRNLSSVKESVEVNNFVPEFLTFSADALEGTFTRLPERSELAAEINEALIVEFYSR, from the coding sequence ATGGCTCGTTATACAGGTCCAAGTTGGAAACTCTCTCGCCGTCTAGGCATTTCATTAAGCGGTACAGGTAAAGAATTAGAAAAGCGTCCTTACGCACCAGGACAACACGGTCCTAACCAACGTAAAAAGCTTTCTGAGTACGGCTTGCAATTACAAGAAAAACAAAAATTACGTCACATGTACGGCGTAAATGAGCGTCAATTCCGTAGCATTTTCGATGCTGCTGGTAAAATGCAAGGTAAGCACGGTGAAAACTTCATGATTCTTTTAGAATCTCGTTTAGACAACCTAGTTTACCGTTTAGGTCTTGCTCGCACTCGTCGTGGAGCTCGTCAATTAGTTAACCACGGTCATATCACGGTTGATGGATCTCGCGTAGATATCCCATCTTACCGCGTAAAGCCTGGTCAAGTAATCGGCGTTCGCGAAAAGTCTCGCAACCTAAGCTCTGTTAAAGAATCTGTTGAAGTAAACAACTTCGTACCAGAATTCTTAACTTTCAGTGCTGACGCTTTAGAAGGAACGTTCACTCGTTTACCTGAGCGCTCTGAATTAGCTGCTGAAATCAATGAAGCACTAATCGTTGAGTTCTACTCTCGTTAA
- a CDS encoding helix-turn-helix domain-containing protein: MPINGFVCNLRVILAEEKMRNPSFTQKRLAEKINLSRTALNALVNEKSLPSFEVAYNLAKELDRPIERIWVKFDDRVEFKESDSV, from the coding sequence ATGCCGATCAATGGCTTTGTATGTAATCTTAGAGTGATATTAGCAGAAGAAAAAATGAGAAATCCATCTTTTACACAGAAAAGACTTGCAGAGAAGATAAATTTGAGCCGTACTGCCTTAAATGCCCTGGTCAATGAGAAGAGTTTACCTAGCTTTGAAGTGGCTTATAACCTAGCAAAAGAGCTAGATCGACCAATTGAACGAATTTGGGTGAAGTTCGATGATAGAGTCGAATTCAAAGAGAGTGATAGTGTATGA
- a CDS encoding Ltp family lipoprotein codes for MSKEKIKKPFYKKWWVWLIAFVIIIGAATSGGDETTPDASSTSPANTEVKEENTEVDDTTEEASEEQESDESGSEEEAEEAKEESVPREYKSALKKAESYAATMHMSKQGIYDQLVSEYGENFPEDAATYAIDNIEWDWNENALKKAQSYAENMDMSNQGIYDQLISDYGEKFTPEEAQYAIDNLE; via the coding sequence ATGAGTAAAGAAAAAATCAAAAAGCCATTTTATAAAAAGTGGTGGGTATGGCTAATTGCTTTCGTTATTATCATTGGTGCTGCAACAAGTGGTGGGGATGAAACGACACCGGACGCGAGCTCAACAAGTCCAGCAAATACTGAAGTGAAAGAGGAAAACACTGAAGTTGATGATACCACAGAAGAAGCTTCTGAAGAACAGGAAAGTGATGAATCAGGAAGTGAAGAGGAAGCAGAAGAAGCTAAAGAGGAAAGTGTTCCTAGAGAATATAAATCAGCTTTAAAGAAAGCAGAGTCATATGCAGCAACTATGCATATGTCAAAACAAGGCATTTATGATCAATTAGTATCAGAATACGGAGAAAACTTCCCAGAAGATGCAGCTACATATGCTATTGATAATATCGAATGGGATTGGAATGAAAATGCACTAAAGAAAGCACAATCATATGCCGAAAATATGGATATGTCTAATCAGGGAATTTATGACCAGCTAATATCAGATTATGGGGAGAAATTCACTCCTGAAGAAGCACAATATGCTATTGATAATTTAGAATAA
- a CDS encoding N-acetylmuramoyl-L-alanine amidase, with the protein MVALNYKKRHIRRHPTTRPGIKLLRVQAVVDHATANHGASASNHFTYFDSSLPDLNDKQPEDKKRYASAHIFVDKEEALELVPLDEVCFQANDRRQGPLLSTLRATSPQYPGGNANLLTVSVEMCQEKDGSIHPDTLKRTALVHQMLQNRFPQLKDTYNRFVRHYDVTGKNCPAPMVTRASYYKELLDMTHGVIPINAAPVQPKPKPAPPKKEEPFMLEKAIVINQYSDFPAAELIAGRLRVPIFLRSTATQIQVAKEVIVCGGSKDGLKGNKFVELTGKDRYEAAAAMGKFYKSL; encoded by the coding sequence ATGGTTGCATTGAATTATAAAAAGAGGCACATCCGTAGACATCCTACCACAAGGCCCGGCATTAAGTTACTGAGAGTGCAAGCTGTTGTGGATCATGCTACTGCAAATCATGGAGCTTCAGCATCTAACCACTTTACGTATTTTGATAGTTCGTTACCTGATCTTAACGATAAACAACCAGAAGATAAGAAAAGGTATGCCAGCGCACATATCTTTGTAGATAAAGAGGAAGCATTAGAGCTTGTTCCTCTGGATGAAGTGTGTTTCCAAGCAAACGACAGACGACAAGGTCCGTTATTATCCACCTTACGTGCAACAAGCCCTCAATATCCAGGGGGAAACGCCAACCTCTTAACGGTAAGTGTGGAGATGTGCCAGGAGAAAGATGGATCCATTCATCCAGATACCTTAAAACGTACCGCCCTGGTACATCAAATGTTACAAAACCGTTTCCCTCAACTGAAAGACACATATAACCGTTTTGTCCGCCATTATGACGTAACGGGGAAAAACTGCCCAGCACCGATGGTTACAAGGGCATCTTATTATAAAGAATTGCTGGATATGACTCATGGAGTTATTCCTATAAATGCTGCACCTGTCCAACCAAAGCCGAAACCAGCACCACCAAAAAAGGAGGAACCATTCATGTTAGAAAAAGCTATTGTTATTAATCAGTATTCAGATTTTCCTGCTGCGGAGCTTATCGCAGGACGCTTGAGAGTACCTATTTTCCTACGCTCTACCGCAACACAAATCCAAGTAGCAAAAGAAGTTATTGTGTGCGGAGGGTCTAAAGATGGACTCAAAGGAAACAAGTTTGTGGAGTTAACGGGGAAAGATCGTTACGAAGCAGCAGCAGCTATGGGTAAATTTTATAAGTCTTTGTAA
- a CDS encoding DUF1617 family protein, with translation MKIQISYNYVAGIASFLINLKLKGKQSRHRTRLANLLIEKNKQIAEEELELIKEYAGVNENGAPNKKENGNFDIEDVAGFKQQQEELLSEKFIIEGGDHHGMLKTVKAIVLDYDGEVAGSEAFAYDHICEAFENADEESDEE, from the coding sequence ATGAAAATTCAAATTTCTTATAACTACGTAGCAGGAATAGCATCTTTTCTTATCAATTTAAAGCTGAAAGGAAAACAATCAAGGCATCGTACTCGACTGGCCAACCTTCTTATCGAGAAAAACAAGCAAATTGCAGAAGAAGAATTAGAACTAATTAAAGAGTACGCTGGAGTAAACGAAAACGGAGCGCCAAACAAAAAAGAAAATGGAAACTTTGACATTGAGGATGTAGCTGGTTTCAAACAACAACAAGAAGAACTTCTAAGTGAAAAGTTTATCATTGAGGGTGGTGATCACCATGGTATGTTAAAAACCGTTAAAGCTATTGTACTGGATTACGATGGAGAGGTAGCAGGAAGTGAAGCATTTGCCTATGACCATATTTGTGAAGCTTTTGAAAATGCAGATGAGGAGAGTGATGAAGAGTGA